One genomic segment of Chitinophaga sancti includes these proteins:
- a CDS encoding IS3 family transposase, which translates to MYAFIDTLKGQYPLQLLCDVLSISRSCYYEWKKEKTYQPNPDSKRLEEQIVSVFKENRRRYGTRRILKALNQEGVKTSVFKIRKTMLKNGLKAIQPRSFVPKTTDSRHPYLISPNVYKQRGFPGKINETWVGDITYIPMADGSFRYLSVWMDLYSRKIVGWEEQDHMKESLVITSLKKALKGRPIPEGMIIHSDRGGQYAGTKFRQLINKHKLIQSMSDADNPYDNAHMESYFGRFKAELMEGGAFESAEDSRTEIFEYIEMYYNPKRLHSSLGYLSPNVFEQKLAT; encoded by the coding sequence ATCTATGCGTTTATTGATACTTTAAAAGGCCAATATCCACTTCAATTGCTCTGCGATGTGTTGTCAATAAGCCGAAGTTGTTATTACGAATGGAAGAAAGAGAAGACCTATCAACCAAACCCTGACAGCAAGAGGTTAGAGGAGCAGATAGTAAGTGTTTTTAAAGAAAACAGGCGTCGATACGGCACTCGAAGAATCCTCAAAGCTCTTAACCAGGAAGGCGTTAAAACGAGCGTTTTTAAGATCAGAAAGACAATGTTGAAGAACGGATTAAAAGCAATTCAACCGCGATCTTTTGTGCCTAAAACCACCGATAGTCGTCATCCTTACTTAATAAGTCCGAACGTATATAAACAACGAGGCTTCCCAGGTAAGATAAATGAAACCTGGGTTGGTGACATTACCTACATTCCGATGGCAGATGGAAGCTTCCGTTACTTGTCTGTATGGATGGACTTATACTCACGTAAAATAGTGGGCTGGGAAGAGCAGGACCACATGAAAGAGTCTCTGGTAATCACATCGCTAAAAAAGGCCCTTAAAGGACGACCGATTCCCGAAGGAATGATCATACACTCTGATCGGGGTGGTCAATATGCCGGGACTAAATTTCGTCAGCTTATCAATAAACATAAACTCATCCAAAGTATGAGTGATGCTGATAACCCGTATGATAATGCCCACATGGAATCCTATTTTGGCCGATTTAAGGCAGAACTAATGGAAGGTGGTGCATTTGAATCTGCTGAAGATTCCCGTACCGAAATTTTCGAGTATATCGAAATGTATTACAATCCCAAACGATTGCACTCGTCACTTGGATATTTATCACCAAATGTATTTGAACAAAAACTAGCAACATGA
- a CDS encoding transposase gives MTTKKTKKTRRKYDATFKAEVIKMVSSGRSVSDVAQAMGIGENLVYQWKNAEKATRQTPREGGNEVSGQPDLLSENERLKAELRRAEQERDILKKALGIFSRGNQ, from the coding sequence ATGACAACGAAAAAGACAAAAAAGACGCGTAGGAAGTATGATGCCACCTTCAAGGCAGAAGTGATCAAAATGGTATCCTCAGGACGTTCAGTTTCTGATGTAGCCCAAGCCATGGGTATTGGGGAGAACCTGGTCTATCAATGGAAGAATGCAGAGAAGGCCACCCGTCAAACGCCCAGAGAGGGCGGCAACGAGGTATCAGGCCAACCAGACTTATTATCGGAAAATGAGCGATTGAAAGCAGAGCTACGTCGCGCTGAACAGGAGCGCGATATTCTAAAAAAAGCCTTGGGAATTTTCAGCCGGGGGAATCAGTAA
- a CDS encoding nucleoid-associated protein: MFELHRVVIHEVKKIAHETLTTLDLSATIAIQDLEIFKSLVESINTVYSVSSSLKNTHFARDADTVFSTHLKRYLEEGTDQSFYTFSVESMQALKVLIEEVLLATGGFYCFADYTDHGRRCVAVILLRHKNGFNFVKVANTFTASGTESLNFDKIATGFRLNVGIYKDDTDARNSIALITSQQDQLSSYFKRWVSVAEIITNTINTRELVKLVKELPMPVDEQGRDQFPTVDAFRKACYNFVEQSPNKRVSLMDMGAHFYGEERRRTLFDVADQHRIVIDNEFKRDKSVWQKVISIKASIPGVHLTIDLDKINGELVRIQNDQIVIRSPELVQQITTQQNGE, encoded by the coding sequence ATGTTCGAGTTACATCGCGTTGTCATTCATGAGGTCAAAAAAATAGCACATGAAACCTTAACGACCCTTGACCTGTCGGCTACCATAGCTATCCAGGACCTTGAGATCTTCAAAAGCTTGGTGGAAAGCATTAACACCGTGTACAGTGTATCCTCCTCCCTGAAGAATACCCATTTCGCTCGGGATGCGGATACGGTATTCAGCACTCATTTAAAGCGTTATCTGGAGGAAGGTACTGACCAGAGCTTCTATACATTTTCTGTTGAGTCGATGCAGGCGTTAAAGGTGCTCATTGAGGAAGTGCTTTTAGCAACCGGTGGTTTTTACTGCTTTGCAGATTATACCGACCACGGCAGGCGTTGTGTTGCCGTGATCCTGCTACGGCATAAAAACGGATTTAATTTTGTAAAGGTTGCCAATACGTTTACAGCTTCCGGGACAGAGTCGCTCAACTTTGATAAGATCGCCACAGGCTTCCGCTTGAATGTAGGAATCTATAAAGATGATACCGATGCGCGTAACAGTATTGCGTTGATCACCTCTCAACAAGATCAATTGTCTTCCTATTTTAAACGCTGGGTGTCCGTAGCTGAAATTATTACCAATACAATAAACACTCGTGAACTGGTTAAACTTGTAAAGGAGTTGCCCATGCCGGTAGATGAGCAGGGGCGGGATCAGTTCCCGACTGTGGATGCGTTTCGCAAAGCCTGTTACAATTTTGTTGAGCAGAGTCCCAATAAACGGGTAAGTTTGATGGATATGGGAGCCCATTTTTACGGTGAGGAACGCCGGCGAACATTGTTTGATGTAGCTGATCAGCATCGTATTGTTATCGACAATGAATTCAAGCGGGATAAGTCTGTATGGCAAAAAGTGATCAGTATAAAGGCCTCTATCCCTGGTGTACATTTAACTATCGATCTTGATAAAATAAACGGAGAATTGGTAAGGATACAAAACGATCAGATTGTGATTCGATCACCTGAGCTTGTTCAACAAATAACAACACAGCAAAATGGAGAGTAA
- a CDS encoding IS110 family transposase, with the protein MEQSHISFEQVVSRGCGLDVHQENVVATIRGDNLQEQTRTFSTFTSSLKDLVAWLEESGITHVAMESTGVYWKPVFNILEPHFELILVNARHIKYVPGHKTDRNDSAWIAKLLLSGLLKGSFIPPQYTRELRELYRYKRKVIGQRSSEYNRLQNILETANIKLSSVVSDVFGISGWSMISAIIDGEQDPMILANLAKGRLKIKKQELILALEGNLNEHHRFMLNLSKAAILQLNELLCQVDNRIDQYLRKWEEEVKLLQTIPGVQKQTATAILAEIGTDMHAFPNQHHLASWCGLCPGNNESAGKKKSERINHGNSSLKTALVEAAWAAVHTKESYLKRRYYSLSVRRGKKRALIAIAHKILIATYFILKNRVPYMEPDNQEWLKKRKQAQINNYLRRLRELEALPPSQ; encoded by the coding sequence ATGGAACAATCACATATCAGTTTTGAACAGGTTGTGAGTCGTGGCTGTGGCCTCGATGTTCACCAGGAGAATGTAGTAGCTACCATCAGGGGTGATAATTTGCAGGAACAAACCCGCACTTTTAGCACCTTCACAAGTTCACTTAAGGACCTGGTAGCCTGGTTGGAAGAATCGGGCATTACACATGTCGCAATGGAGAGCACGGGTGTTTACTGGAAGCCTGTTTTTAATATACTAGAACCTCACTTTGAACTTATTTTGGTCAATGCCCGGCATATTAAATATGTGCCGGGTCATAAGACTGATCGTAATGACAGTGCCTGGATTGCAAAATTATTGCTAAGCGGGCTACTAAAAGGAAGTTTTATTCCACCCCAATACACTCGTGAATTACGGGAATTGTACCGATACAAACGTAAAGTAATAGGCCAACGCTCCAGTGAATATAACCGATTACAGAACATTTTAGAGACTGCCAATATCAAATTGAGCAGCGTTGTCAGTGATGTGTTCGGCATAAGCGGCTGGTCAATGATCTCTGCTATTATTGATGGAGAACAGGATCCCATGATATTGGCCAATCTGGCCAAAGGTAGGCTCAAAATCAAGAAGCAAGAACTTATTCTTGCTTTAGAAGGTAATCTTAATGAGCATCACCGTTTTATGCTCAACCTGTCTAAAGCTGCTATCTTACAGCTAAATGAACTGCTTTGTCAGGTAGATAACCGTATTGATCAGTACTTAAGAAAATGGGAAGAAGAAGTAAAATTACTTCAGACTATTCCCGGAGTACAAAAACAAACAGCTACAGCCATCTTAGCCGAAATAGGTACAGATATGCATGCCTTCCCAAATCAGCATCATTTAGCCAGTTGGTGTGGCTTATGTCCGGGTAATAATGAAAGTGCCGGAAAAAAGAAAAGTGAACGTATCAATCATGGCAACAGTTCTCTTAAAACAGCACTGGTGGAGGCGGCCTGGGCCGCTGTACATACAAAGGAATCTTATCTGAAAAGAAGATATTACTCTTTAAGTGTGCGAAGAGGTAAAAAACGTGCTCTTATCGCCATTGCACACAAAATCCTCATTGCCACTTATTTTATACTCAAAAATAGAGTGCCATATATGGAACCGGATAATCAGGAGTGGCTTAAAAAAAGAAAGCAGGCGCAGATAAATAATTATCTCAGGCGCCTGCGCGAGCTTGAGGCATTACCCCCATCTCAATAA
- a CDS encoding IS110 family transposase encodes MEQSHISFEQVVSRGCGLDVHQENVVATIRGDNLQEQTRTFSTFTSSLKDLVAWLEESGITHVAMESTGVYWKPVFNILEPHFELILVNARHIKYVPGHKTDRNDSAWIAKLLLSGLLKGSFIPPQYTRELRELYRYKRKVIGQRSSEYNRLQNILETANIKLSSVVSDVFGISGWSMISAIIDGEQDPMILANLAKGRLKIKKQELILALEGNLNEHHRFMLNLSKAAILQLNELLCQVDNRIDQYLRKWEEEVKLLQTIPGVQKQTATAILAEIGTDMHAFPNQHHLASWCGLCPGNNESAGKKK; translated from the coding sequence ATGGAACAATCACATATCAGTTTTGAACAGGTTGTGAGTCGTGGCTGTGGCCTCGATGTTCACCAGGAGAATGTAGTAGCTACCATCAGGGGTGATAATTTGCAGGAACAAACCCGCACTTTTAGCACCTTCACAAGTTCACTTAAGGACCTGGTAGCCTGGTTGGAAGAATCGGGCATTACACATGTCGCAATGGAGAGCACGGGTGTTTACTGGAAGCCTGTTTTTAATATACTAGAACCTCACTTTGAACTTATTTTGGTCAATGCCCGGCATATTAAATATGTGCCGGGTCATAAGACTGATCGTAATGACAGTGCCTGGATTGCAAAATTATTGCTAAGCGGGCTACTAAAAGGAAGTTTTATTCCACCCCAATACACTCGTGAATTACGGGAATTGTACCGATACAAACGTAAAGTAATAGGCCAACGCTCCAGTGAATATAACCGATTACAGAACATTTTAGAGACTGCCAATATCAAATTGAGCAGCGTTGTCAGTGATGTGTTCGGCATAAGCGGCTGGTCAATGATCTCTGCTATTATTGATGGAGAACAGGATCCCATGATATTGGCCAATCTGGCCAAAGGTAGGCTCAAAATCAAGAAGCAAGAACTTATTCTTGCTTTAGAAGGTAATCTTAATGAGCATCACCGTTTTATGCTCAACCTGTCTAAAGCTGCTATCTTACAGCTAAATGAACTGCTTTGTCAGGTAGATAACCGTATTGATCAGTACTTAAGAAAATGGGAAGAAGAAGTAAAATTACTTCAGACTATTCCCGGAGTACAAAAACAAACAGCTACAGCCATCTTAGCCGAAATAGGTACAGATATGCATGCCTTCCCAAATCAGCATCATTTAGCCAGTTGGTGTGGCTTATGTCCGGGTAATAATGAAAGTGCCGGAAAAAAAAAGTGA
- a CDS encoding DUF6367 family protein, producing the protein MYFNFTEGSYNLSLFSIYVDTDHSFAELKDLPPEVLAAFYHEYFHFLQDVTSPFTVNVMWQLYGSTVQLIQYAQTHGSVIRLPLGEVAELKYLERQKRFIDLIFGGQYCGFDNEPAAVPYEVVQVKIEARTDFSDISESENVKFVELEIADANGQKSEYGFGALAVIETMTYLIQKKFFGESAVPEVPYIIAVRVAALICPGIGSNEEYVFSVCDLALKTPYPGWMFVFLLTELGKAMPDPKSASAIYEFCLPILEEMWRCQESFAHYKKKVLHCLGQLQGHAAFIDNLNWITTLIEQGYNRQTNEPMMMLKLYQQEKPFNEYLLGFRDDLGMPEIINNLRNRWFHVPASLQNTAGGIDPTILGAAIQLHATLLEADTCCALQPQCAKSHRKMPLDTDCSTAPWKKAHLDPSCAFGAIWASFGLHNFTIEQDEWILEEMEIVTNNETVNKLWIRGYPNNQWVDAPFGNYKVRVDPAGPAGQIHIHISHPQHRQSKKEQVSWNIDGTRHDAGSFNENFVGMKQARRIAREVLRIPDNVVLQYKTRLAYTQTLLKEGDFPLDIISCKITPLTKEVRPEDVEAGL; encoded by the coding sequence ATGTATTTTAATTTTACCGAAGGTTCTTACAATCTTTCTCTGTTTAGTATTTACGTTGATACAGATCACTCATTTGCTGAACTAAAAGATTTACCGCCTGAAGTACTGGCTGCGTTTTACCATGAATATTTTCATTTTCTTCAGGATGTTACTTCTCCCTTTACTGTTAATGTCATGTGGCAGCTTTACGGTAGTACTGTTCAATTGATCCAATATGCCCAGACGCATGGAAGTGTTATCCGGCTTCCATTGGGGGAGGTGGCTGAGCTAAAGTACTTGGAACGGCAGAAGAGGTTTATCGACCTGATTTTCGGCGGTCAGTACTGCGGGTTCGACAATGAACCGGCAGCTGTTCCTTACGAGGTGGTTCAGGTGAAAATTGAAGCAAGAACCGATTTCTCGGATATCTCGGAGAGCGAAAATGTGAAGTTTGTAGAACTGGAAATAGCGGATGCAAATGGACAAAAATCTGAATATGGTTTTGGCGCCTTGGCAGTCATTGAAACGATGACTTATCTTATTCAAAAAAAGTTTTTTGGCGAGAGTGCTGTACCGGAGGTGCCTTATATAATCGCTGTAAGGGTTGCAGCATTAATTTGTCCAGGTATAGGTAGTAATGAAGAGTATGTGTTTTCTGTTTGTGACCTCGCATTAAAAACACCGTATCCTGGCTGGATGTTTGTTTTTTTGTTGACAGAGCTGGGTAAGGCTATGCCGGATCCGAAGTCAGCTTCGGCTATCTATGAATTCTGTCTGCCCATTCTAGAAGAAATGTGGAGATGTCAGGAAAGTTTCGCTCATTATAAGAAAAAAGTACTGCATTGTTTGGGGCAGCTACAGGGCCATGCTGCTTTTATAGATAACCTGAACTGGATAACAACCTTAATTGAACAGGGGTACAACAGGCAGACAAATGAGCCAATGATGATGCTGAAGCTTTATCAGCAGGAGAAACCTTTTAATGAATATCTGCTTGGATTCAGAGATGATCTGGGCATGCCGGAAATAATAAACAATCTGCGAAATCGGTGGTTTCATGTACCGGCTTCATTACAGAATACAGCCGGGGGCATTGATCCTACAATTTTAGGCGCTGCAATACAGCTACACGCAACACTGCTGGAGGCGGATACATGTTGCGCTCTGCAGCCCCAGTGTGCTAAATCTCATCGGAAGATGCCTTTAGATACTGATTGTTCAACCGCCCCTTGGAAAAAGGCCCATCTCGATCCATCCTGTGCATTTGGTGCCATCTGGGCATCTTTTGGTCTTCATAATTTTACCATTGAACAGGACGAATGGATTTTAGAGGAGATGGAAATAGTTACCAATAATGAAACTGTCAATAAGCTCTGGATCAGAGGTTATCCCAATAACCAATGGGTTGATGCTCCTTTTGGAAACTATAAAGTTAGAGTTGACCCCGCAGGACCGGCAGGGCAGATACATATCCATATCTCCCATCCGCAGCACAGGCAATCCAAAAAAGAGCAGGTTTCCTGGAACATTGACGGAACCCGGCATGATGCGGGCTCCTTTAATGAGAATTTTGTTGGAATGAAGCAAGCTCGCAGGATCGCTAGAGAAGTATTGAGAATTCCAGATAATGTGGTATTACAGTATAAGACTCGCTTGGCCTACACGCAGACTTTGTTGAAAGAAGGTGATTTTCCACTGGATATAATCTCCTGCAAAATTACTCCTCTGACCAAAGAAGTAAGACCTGAAGATGTGGAAGCGGGACTCTGA
- a CDS encoding phage integrase SAM-like domain-containing protein: MGIPLFKLLGGTLLNTYFHQIVIDPPEALQPATIGRYKSALIALNKFRHELFFYDLDEKLFLELCKFMKREMSLKASTIFGYFNAYRKVIHWAQLDGYISPLQEDAIFSNIHISRGKTIKDHLDVNEIRAWKEYKFDNDKQELVKVQDIFLLQVYTGFYYSDLKALQKSELHKDQEYGYFIYRGRFKNGNLAIVPLWKFPYAIELIKKYYSLHPSDPYLLDRDVFTEDQVYNRQLKEIASLLQWRRNVRNKLARQTNSQLYIRYGANIPVLSRMLGHQKQETTSEYFEVSLADVIEGTRSINFEQLGIC; the protein is encoded by the coding sequence ATGGGAATACCCTTATTTAAGCTACTCGGAGGTACACTTTTAAACACCTATTTCCACCAAATCGTCATCGATCCTCCAGAAGCGCTTCAACCAGCTACCATTGGTCGCTATAAATCTGCGCTTATTGCTCTAAATAAGTTCCGGCATGAGTTATTTTTTTATGACTTAGATGAAAAATTGTTTTTGGAGCTTTGTAAGTTTATGAAAAGAGAAATGAGCCTTAAAGCATCTACGATCTTTGGTTATTTTAATGCTTATAGGAAAGTAATTCATTGGGCACAGTTGGATGGATATATAAGTCCTTTACAGGAGGATGCTATCTTTTCAAATATTCATATTTCCAGGGGTAAGACTATCAAAGATCACTTGGATGTGAATGAAATAAGAGCATGGAAGGAATATAAATTTGATAACGACAAGCAGGAACTGGTTAAGGTTCAGGATATTTTCCTGTTGCAGGTTTACACCGGATTTTATTACAGTGATCTTAAAGCCCTTCAGAAATCCGAATTACATAAGGATCAGGAATACGGTTACTTTATATACCGAGGACGGTTTAAAAACGGAAACCTTGCAATTGTTCCCCTCTGGAAATTCCCTTATGCAATAGAACTTATTAAGAAATATTATAGCCTTCATCCCAGCGACCCATATTTACTGGATCGAGATGTCTTCACTGAGGACCAAGTATACAACCGACAACTCAAAGAAATAGCCAGCCTGTTACAATGGCGGCGGAATGTGCGAAATAAGCTAGCTCGCCAAACTAACAGTCAGCTTTATATCCGTTATGGTGCTAATATTCCTGTACTATCCCGTATGTTGGGGCATCAAAAGCAGGAAACTACAAGTGAATACTTTGAGGTAAGCCTTGCTGATGTGATTGAAGGGACCCGGAGCATTAATTTTGAACAATTAGGTATTTGCTAG
- the tnpC gene encoding IS66 family transposase, which produces MIEPDEDVSHCEKDGEDIKEQLGWKPGEIFIKRTVRPCYKCPIPGQPGQHRIVAARQPAQALPKSIATPELLAQIIIDKFIDHKPLNRQLDSFKRSNISIAYSTITDWVRQVANVVTPLGHLQLHEMYQQQYWHGDETGIAVLDSQVKKDTHQGYYWTYLTGDGRLIYFDYHRGRDKPAAENILQHFKGHLQVDGYEVYDKLNIKGMIIFFCMSHARRKFYDSKENDKARAEHVLTEIAKLYKVEEECKEQRLDEEQIKIRRAEKSLPILKSLGEWMKQEYVKLRPKSPIAQAMAYSIKRWEGLSLYATTGHLHIDNNPIERCMKNLAVGRKNYLFCGSHEAAKRAGLLYSLLVSCKLNNVNPYEWLKDMLSHNINELTTSKLKSLLPHRWEKQESNTTA; this is translated from the coding sequence ATCATCGAACCGGATGAAGATGTAAGCCATTGTGAGAAGGACGGAGAGGACATTAAAGAGCAACTCGGCTGGAAACCGGGCGAGATATTTATCAAACGTACAGTTCGTCCCTGTTATAAATGCCCGATTCCCGGCCAACCTGGCCAGCACCGTATAGTAGCAGCCAGACAACCGGCACAGGCATTGCCAAAAAGCATAGCAACACCTGAGTTGCTGGCACAGATCATCATCGATAAGTTTATTGATCATAAGCCCCTGAATCGCCAACTGGACAGCTTCAAACGAAGTAACATCAGCATTGCATATTCTACTATTACTGATTGGGTACGCCAGGTAGCGAACGTTGTAACGCCATTAGGCCATCTTCAATTACATGAAATGTATCAGCAGCAGTATTGGCACGGAGATGAAACCGGCATAGCGGTACTGGACAGCCAGGTGAAAAAAGACACACACCAGGGCTACTATTGGACATACCTGACCGGAGATGGACGTTTAATCTACTTTGACTATCACCGCGGAAGGGATAAACCCGCAGCCGAAAATATATTGCAACACTTTAAAGGACACCTGCAGGTGGACGGCTATGAAGTCTATGACAAGCTGAACATCAAAGGAATGATTATATTCTTTTGCATGTCTCATGCGCGCCGTAAATTTTACGATAGTAAAGAAAATGATAAGGCGCGGGCTGAACATGTGCTGACTGAAATAGCCAAATTATACAAGGTGGAAGAGGAATGTAAAGAACAACGACTTGATGAGGAGCAGATCAAAATACGGCGCGCGGAGAAGTCTTTGCCCATATTGAAGTCTTTGGGTGAATGGATGAAGCAGGAATATGTAAAGCTTCGCCCCAAAAGTCCAATTGCCCAAGCTATGGCTTATAGTATCAAACGTTGGGAAGGACTAAGTCTCTATGCTACTACCGGGCATCTTCATATAGACAACAATCCGATTGAACGCTGTATGAAAAATCTGGCTGTCGGACGCAAAAATTACTTGTTCTGCGGCTCTCACGAAGCAGCCAAAAGAGCAGGCCTTTTATACTCGTTACTGGTTAGCTGCAAACTGAATAATGTTAATCCCTATGAATGGTTGAAGGATATGTTAAGTCACAACATCAATGAGCTGACTACCTCAAAACTTAAATCTTTATTGCCTCACCGCTGGGAAAAACAAGAAAGCAACACTACCGCTTAA
- the tnpB gene encoding IS66 family insertion sequence element accessory protein TnpB (TnpB, as the term is used for proteins encoded by IS66 family insertion elements, is considered an accessory protein, since TnpC, encoded by a neighboring gene, is a DDE family transposase.): MLQINNGTHYWLYHKWADVRKSFDGLSGLVTNELGMEIQTGDVFIFLNKRQTHLKALEWEGDGFSLYYKRLEEGTFELPTGIMEGTHSSITAKQLSMILQGISLKKAFLRKRYIGTM; the protein is encoded by the coding sequence ATGTTACAGATTAACAACGGCACCCATTACTGGTTGTATCACAAATGGGCAGATGTTCGCAAGAGTTTTGACGGCTTGAGCGGGCTTGTTACCAACGAACTGGGGATGGAAATTCAGACGGGGGATGTGTTTATTTTTTTGAACAAGCGGCAAACGCACCTGAAGGCATTAGAATGGGAAGGGGATGGTTTTAGCTTATACTATAAGCGATTAGAGGAAGGCACCTTTGAGTTACCGACAGGTATTATGGAAGGCACTCACAGTAGCATTACAGCTAAACAGTTAAGTATGATCTTACAGGGTATCTCTTTGAAGAAAGCGTTTCTGCGCAAGCGATACATTGGTACGATGTGA
- the tnpA gene encoding IS66 family insertion sequence element accessory protein TnpA produces the protein MEQKQSNGLSKEQKMFALIGEHEGSSMTVKDFCELYDLSPGTYHYWQKKYHAQLRDKPIEHQSSFTLLKVTEPQEESTAQDLFAEYRGIRFTGSHL, from the coding sequence ATGGAACAGAAACAATCAAATGGGTTATCGAAGGAGCAAAAGATGTTTGCACTGATAGGCGAACATGAAGGCAGTTCGATGACGGTGAAAGATTTTTGTGAGCTGTATGATCTTTCGCCAGGAACATATCACTACTGGCAAAAGAAGTATCACGCCCAGTTGCGAGATAAGCCGATAGAGCACCAAAGTAGTTTCACATTGCTTAAAGTAACAGAGCCCCAGGAAGAGTCCACCGCCCAGGATCTCTTTGCGGAATACCGTGGAATCCGTTTTACCGGGAGCCATCTGTAA
- a CDS encoding S8 family peptidase, with protein sequence MNIFKNAAIAAALLLSASLVHAQMPNWQNMDLQKDSVFGISVEKAYNELLKDKKSKPVVVAIIDSGVDTAHEDLKSALWVNLKEKRGNGKDDDKNHYIDDMNGWDFIGSAKGNVDYDNLELTRLVRAGKARFANPSADTNGLYQYKRLLDKYEDELDEAKKSLYGVSRFKGMLDTMVTKMNKENPTAADFQTFNADNPVEAQIKQIVSQQLLRYPDYKTFKESELDRAYDHFKEQVDYQLNLDYDNRAIVGDNYANPEEHYYGNNDVTGPDADHGTHVAGIIGAGRNNNLGINGVANNVLLMSVRAVPNGDERDKDVANALRYAVDNGAKVINMSFGKPYSPNKKVVDDAVKYAMSKDVLLVHAAGNDGQNTDSVANYPNRTYLGGGTAEAWIEVGASGPEDDESLPASFSNYGKTAVDVFAPGVAIYSSIPGSKYDYHDGTSMAAPVVTGLAALIRSYYPKLTALQVKEIILKSVVKVAHPVTIGDENGQPKETYMENLCRTGGVVNAYKALQLAATYK encoded by the coding sequence ATGAATATTTTCAAAAACGCAGCCATCGCCGCCGCACTGTTACTGTCAGCCTCCTTGGTGCATGCACAGATGCCCAACTGGCAAAATATGGACCTGCAAAAAGATTCCGTTTTCGGTATCAGTGTAGAAAAGGCGTACAACGAACTGCTGAAAGACAAGAAATCTAAACCTGTAGTAGTAGCCATTATCGATAGCGGCGTTGATACCGCTCATGAAGACCTGAAATCTGCCCTCTGGGTGAACCTCAAGGAGAAAAGAGGTAATGGTAAAGACGACGATAAGAATCACTATATTGATGATATGAATGGCTGGGACTTCATCGGTTCTGCCAAAGGCAATGTAGATTATGACAACCTGGAGCTGACCCGCCTGGTACGTGCAGGAAAGGCCCGTTTTGCCAATCCCTCTGCAGACACCAACGGTCTTTACCAATACAAAAGACTGCTCGATAAATACGAGGACGAGCTGGACGAAGCTAAAAAGTCACTCTACGGTGTGTCCCGTTTCAAAGGCATGCTGGATACAATGGTGACAAAAATGAACAAGGAAAATCCTACTGCTGCTGATTTCCAGACATTTAATGCAGACAATCCGGTAGAAGCACAGATTAAGCAGATCGTAAGTCAGCAGCTGCTGCGCTACCCTGATTATAAAACATTCAAAGAGAGTGAACTGGATAGGGCATACGATCACTTCAAGGAACAGGTAGATTACCAGCTGAACCTTGATTATGATAATCGCGCCATCGTAGGTGACAATTATGCAAATCCTGAAGAACACTATTATGGCAATAACGATGTAACTGGTCCGGATGCGGATCACGGTACCCACGTAGCAGGTATCATCGGTGCTGGCCGGAATAATAACCTCGGTATCAATGGTGTTGCTAACAATGTATTGCTTATGTCAGTGCGTGCGGTACCTAATGGAGATGAAAGAGATAAGGATGTGGCCAATGCACTGCGTTATGCAGTAGACAATGGTGCTAAAGTGATCAACATGAGCTTTGGTAAACCTTACTCTCCAAATAAGAAAGTAGTAGACGATGCGGTGAAATACGCCATGTCTAAAGATGTACTGCTGGTACACGCAGCAGGCAATGATGGTCAGAACACAGATTCTGTGGCTAACTATCCTAACCGTACTTACCTGGGTGGTGGTACTGCTGAGGCCTGGATCGAAGTAGGTGCTTCCGGTCCGGAAGATGATGAGAGCCTGCCAGCTTCTTTCTCTAACTATGGTAAGACTGCGGTAGATGTATTTGCACCTGGTGTAGCCATATATTCTTCTATTCCTGGTTCTAAATATGATTACCATGATGGTACCAGTATGGCGGCACCGGTAGTAACAGGTCTGGCTGCGCTGATCCGTTCTTATTATCCTAAACTGACTGCATTACAGGTGAAAGAGATCATCTTAAAGTCTGTAGTGAAAGTAGCGCATCCCGTAACGATTGGTGATGAAAATGGTCAGCCTAAAGAAACATATATGGAAAATCTGTGTAGAACAGGTGGTGTAGTAAATGCTTACAAAGCACTGCAACTGGCTGCGACTTATAAATAA